One window from the genome of bacterium encodes:
- a CDS encoding acyl carrier protein encodes MELRDQIHGFVVENFLFGDLDPLRDDEMSLLDNGIMDSVGVMELVAFLEQDMGLSIDDSELVPENLDSIRNLVGFVTRKRG; translated from the coding sequence ATGGAATTGAGGGATCAGATTCACGGTTTCGTGGTGGAGAATTTCCTGTTCGGCGATCTCGATCCGCTCAGGGACGACGAGATGTCGCTGCTCGACAATGGCATCATGGACTCGGTCGGCGTGATGGAGCTCGTGGCCTTCCTGGAACAGGACATGGGGCTGTCGATCGACGACAGCGAGCTGGTGCCGGAGAATCTCGACTCGATCCGGAACCTCGTGGGCTTCGTCACGCGCAAGCGGGGTTAG
- a CDS encoding AMP-binding protein → MATIHGMLDATVQRRPEAVALTHGGVHTSYAALSAAADRTAAFLAGRGVVRGDRIALLMENSADYVAAFYGALRAGACVVALNHANRARTHRKLLRDSGAVGLLTRGREARELPGIVADCPQLRFGVIDRRNPGWELPAGLELLGPDDVAAGDGPTPAVGVGPDDLGLILYTSGSTGTPRGVTLTHGNLVANTEQILAYLPLDESDSVCCVLPFHYSFGNSLLLTHVQRGGRVVIDNRFAFPQKVLETLVDERCTGFSGVPSHFAILCARTDFLHMPHEHLRYLTQAGGAMSPALTRRLRESLPDRIELYVMYGQTEASARLSYLPPGRLTEKYGSIGVGIPGVSLTVRRPDGSACDVREEGEIVAAGDNIMRGYWNDPGETAKVLFSDGLHTGDLGYRDEDGFIFIVDRAKNMIKAGANRVSAKEIEDVILELETVVEACVIGVPDELLGEAIEAWVVLAGTSGPDDQAILRHCLARLAQFKVPRKIHFTGALPKNSFGKVLKRELRASVL, encoded by the coding sequence ATGGCCACCATCCACGGCATGCTAGACGCGACGGTGCAGCGCCGTCCCGAGGCTGTCGCCCTGACCCACGGTGGCGTCCACACGTCCTACGCCGCGTTGTCGGCCGCCGCCGACCGCACGGCGGCCTTCCTCGCCGGCAGGGGGGTCGTCAGGGGCGACCGCATCGCCCTGTTGATGGAGAACTCCGCGGACTATGTCGCTGCTTTTTATGGCGCCCTGCGGGCCGGCGCCTGCGTCGTGGCCCTCAACCACGCCAATCGCGCCCGGACCCACCGCAAGCTCCTGCGCGATTCCGGTGCCGTCGGACTGCTGACCCGGGGCCGGGAGGCGCGCGAGCTGCCCGGGATCGTCGCCGACTGTCCGCAGCTGCGCTTCGGCGTCATCGACCGCCGCAACCCCGGGTGGGAACTGCCGGCCGGCCTGGAGCTGCTCGGCCCCGATGATGTCGCGGCCGGCGACGGTCCGACGCCCGCGGTGGGTGTGGGGCCCGACGATCTCGGCCTCATCCTCTACACCAGCGGGTCGACGGGCACGCCGCGCGGGGTGACCCTGACCCACGGCAATCTCGTCGCCAACACGGAGCAGATCCTCGCCTACCTGCCCCTGGACGAGAGCGACAGCGTCTGCTGCGTGCTGCCCTTCCACTACTCCTTCGGCAACTCGCTGCTGCTGACCCACGTGCAGCGCGGCGGCCGCGTCGTGATCGACAACCGCTTCGCCTTTCCCCAGAAGGTGCTCGAGACCCTGGTCGACGAGCGCTGCACCGGTTTTTCCGGGGTGCCCAGCCACTTCGCCATCCTCTGCGCGCGCACCGACTTTCTGCACATGCCCCACGAGCATCTGCGCTACCTCACCCAGGCCGGCGGCGCCATGTCGCCCGCCCTGACCCGTCGTCTCCGCGAGTCGCTGCCGGACCGCATCGAGCTCTACGTGATGTACGGCCAGACCGAGGCCTCGGCGCGGCTCTCCTACCTGCCGCCCGGCCGTCTGACCGAGAAGTACGGTTCGATCGGCGTGGGAATCCCCGGCGTGTCGTTGACCGTCCGTCGCCCCGACGGCTCGGCATGCGACGTACGCGAAGAGGGCGAGATCGTCGCTGCGGGCGACAACATCATGCGCGGCTACTGGAACGATCCCGGCGAGACGGCCAAGGTGCTCTTTTCCGACGGCCTGCACACCGGCGACCTGGGCTACCGCGACGAGGACGGCTTCATCTTCATCGTCGACCGCGCCAAGAACATGATCAAGGCGGGTGCCAACAGAGTGAGCGCCAAGGAGATCGAGGACGTCATCCTGGAACTGGAAACGGTGGTCGAGGCCTGCGTGATCGGCGTGCCCGACGAGCTGCTCGGCGAGGCCATCGAGGCCTGGGTCGTCCTGGCCGGGACCTCCGGGCCCGACGATCAGGCCATCCTGCGCCACTGCCTCGCGCGTCTGGCCCAGTTCAAGGTTCCCCGCAAGATCCACTTCACGGGCGCCCTCCCCAAAAATTCCTTCGGCAAGGTGCTGAAACGGGAATTGCGCGCGTCGGTGCTTTAG
- a CDS encoding TIGR00725 family protein gives MRKTVIGVMGGSVADAAAQDAARELGRLIAENGWVLLNGGRATGIMDASARGAREAGGLTVGVLFDDDKDQGSEYLDLVIPTGLGAGRNVINVLASDVVVACPGSGGTLSEVAMALRFGKRVVLLGFDPGAAFLDRCGEGEWSLAETPAEAIAQVKARLARPMDD, from the coding sequence ATGCGCAAGACTGTCATCGGTGTGATGGGCGGCAGCGTCGCCGACGCGGCCGCGCAAGACGCGGCGCGCGAACTGGGACGACTGATCGCGGAGAACGGCTGGGTGCTGCTCAACGGCGGTCGTGCCACCGGCATCATGGATGCCTCGGCCCGCGGCGCGCGCGAGGCCGGGGGGCTGACCGTGGGTGTGCTCTTCGACGACGACAAGGACCAGGGGAGCGAATACCTCGACCTAGTGATCCCCACGGGTCTGGGCGCCGGACGCAACGTCATCAACGTCCTGGCCAGCGATGTCGTGGTGGCCTGTCCCGGCAGCGGCGGCACCCTGTCGGAGGTGGCCATGGCCCTGCGCTTCGGCAAGCGCGTGGTCCTGCTCGGGTTCGATCCCGGCGCCGCCTTCCTGGACCGCTGCGGCGAGGGGGAGTGGAGCCTGGCCGAGACGCCCGCCGAGGCGATCGCCCAGGTCAAGGCGCGGCTCGCGCGGCCGATGGATGACTGA
- the asnB gene encoding asparagine synthase (glutamine-hydrolyzing) — protein MCGICGAVSLAGGLELPDGAAERMIGVMSHRGPDEYGAWRDVSVFLGHARLSIIDLSTGQQPLGTADGTVWVTFNGEIFNYIELREELRGLGHVFRTQSDTEVLVASYSEWGEHCVDRFNGQFAFALYDRGRRRLLLARDRFGIRPLFWARHGDVLLFASEVKSLAGWPGFRPELDPAALGEIFGTWVNVPPATPFGNVLQLPAGHTATLDLGRDGERAAGPVFRRYWHPDFLPAAEDHRYVGRDERARLAGDVREALADASVIRLRADVPVGAYLSGGLDSSATAALIQHTTDRRMKTFSVGFKDAAFDETRWQQTMSAHLGTDHEMIRVGDAEIGGAFADVVWHAETPILRTAPAPLYALSGLVRAQGYKVVLTGEGADEVFCGYNILREAKVRAFWAREPESRRRPLLLTRLYPYLEQSPAGFLTRFYGAGLDGVASDPFFSHRPRWNNTGRITAFLHSEVAVAAAARDPESRLRASLPAAFADWGPVARAQYLEMSLFMAGYLLSSQGDRMLMGHTVEGRFPFLDHNVAELAGRIPASAKLAGLQEKALLKAAVADLLPAEIVTRPKQPYRAPDSASFIVGQGAELAEAMLGEDVLREVGIFDPQRIAALIRKWRAGRLTGARDNMAFIGVLSAQVQAHQFGRELEHRVADSALEPAEIAWRGVEPKP, from the coding sequence ATGTGTGGAATATGCGGAGCCGTATCCCTCGCCGGCGGCCTGGAGCTGCCCGACGGCGCGGCGGAGAGAATGATCGGCGTGATGAGCCACCGCGGACCGGACGAGTACGGTGCGTGGCGGGACGTGTCCGTGTTCTTGGGGCACGCGCGCCTGAGCATCATCGACCTGAGCACCGGGCAGCAGCCGCTGGGCACCGCCGACGGGACGGTCTGGGTCACCTTCAACGGCGAGATCTTCAACTACATCGAACTGCGCGAGGAGCTGCGCGGACTCGGACATGTTTTCCGCACCCAGTCCGACACCGAGGTCCTCGTCGCGTCCTATAGCGAATGGGGCGAACACTGTGTGGACCGCTTCAACGGCCAGTTCGCCTTCGCCCTCTACGACCGCGGCCGGCGCCGGCTGTTGCTGGCGCGTGACCGCTTCGGCATCAGGCCCCTCTTCTGGGCCCGCCACGGCGACGTGCTCCTGTTCGCCTCCGAGGTCAAATCCCTTGCCGGCTGGCCCGGCTTCCGGCCCGAGCTGGATCCCGCGGCCCTGGGCGAGATCTTCGGCACCTGGGTGAACGTGCCGCCCGCCACGCCTTTCGGCAACGTGCTGCAGCTGCCGGCCGGACACACCGCCACGCTGGACCTGGGTCGCGACGGCGAGCGGGCGGCCGGGCCGGTCTTCCGGCGCTACTGGCATCCGGACTTCCTGCCCGCGGCGGAGGACCACCGCTACGTCGGCCGCGACGAGCGCGCGCGGCTGGCGGGAGATGTACGCGAGGCGCTGGCCGACGCGTCGGTGATCCGCCTGCGGGCCGACGTGCCGGTGGGCGCCTACCTGTCCGGCGGCCTCGACTCGTCCGCCACGGCCGCCCTGATCCAGCACACGACCGACCGGCGCATGAAGACCTTCTCGGTCGGCTTCAAGGACGCGGCCTTCGACGAGACGCGCTGGCAGCAGACCATGTCGGCCCACCTGGGCACCGATCACGAGATGATCAGGGTCGGCGACGCCGAGATCGGCGGGGCCTTCGCCGACGTGGTCTGGCACGCCGAGACACCCATCCTGCGGACCGCGCCGGCGCCGCTGTACGCCCTGTCGGGGCTCGTCCGCGCGCAGGGGTACAAGGTCGTGCTCACGGGCGAAGGCGCCGACGAGGTCTTCTGCGGCTACAACATCCTGCGCGAGGCCAAGGTGCGCGCCTTCTGGGCCCGCGAACCGGAGTCCCGGCGGCGCCCGCTGCTGCTGACGCGGCTCTACCCGTACCTGGAGCAGTCCCCGGCCGGATTCCTGACGCGCTTCTATGGCGCCGGGCTGGACGGTGTCGCCTCCGATCCCTTCTTCTCGCACCGTCCCCGCTGGAACAACACCGGGCGCATCACGGCCTTTCTCCACAGCGAGGTGGCCGTCGCCGCCGCGGCCCGCGATCCGGAGTCGCGGCTGCGCGCTTCGCTGCCCGCCGCGTTCGCGGACTGGGGACCCGTGGCCCGCGCCCAGTACCTGGAGATGAGCCTGTTCATGGCGGGCTACCTCCTGTCCTCCCAGGGCGACCGCATGCTCATGGGCCACACCGTGGAAGGACGTTTCCCGTTCCTGGACCACAACGTGGCCGAACTGGCCGGCCGCATCCCCGCCTCGGCCAAGCTGGCGGGCTTGCAGGAAAAGGCTTTACTGAAGGCCGCGGTTGCCGATCTCCTTCCTGCGGAGATCGTTACGCGTCCCAAGCAGCCTTACCGAGCCCCGGACAGCGCCAGCTTCATCGTTGGCCAGGGCGCCGAACTGGCCGAAGCCATGCTCGGCGAGGACGTCTTGCGCGAGGTCGGGATCTTCGATCCGCAGCGCATCGCCGCCCTGATCCGCAAGTGGCGGGCGGGCCGGCTGACCGGCGCACGGGACAACATGGCCTTCATCGGCGTGCTCAGCGCGCAGGTGCAGGCGCATCAGTTCGGCCGCGAACTCGAACACCGGGTCGCGGACAGCGCGCTGGAACCCGCGGAGATCGCCTGGCGGGGCGTCGAACCCAAACCCTAG
- a CDS encoding hydroxymethylglutaryl-CoA synthase, which yields MYGIVGYGSYVPRYRIRAEDIADQWGADAEAFKKGLLLEEKTVPGPDEDTITISVAAARDAITRAGIDPQEIGCCYIGSESHPYAVKPSGTIVIDALGIGPDCHVADFEFACKAGAEAMYVAYSHVKSGEMKYGLGIGADTSQGAPGDALEYTASAGGSAFIMGGDKVIAEILHTYSFTSDTPDFWRREGEFYPRHAGRFTGEPAYFHHVLGATNGILERSGLKPEDFRYAVFHMPNGKFPLRAGKMTGFRKEQLEQGWVVNLMGNTYSGSSPTGLASCLDVAKPGDLILMTSFGSGAGSDSFVIRATDRLPEVQGLAPTVRGQLADRRIHLTYGKYVAYRGKIRMNEA from the coding sequence ATGTACGGGATTGTCGGATACGGCTCATACGTGCCGCGATACCGCATCAGGGCGGAGGATATCGCGGACCAGTGGGGCGCGGATGCGGAGGCCTTCAAGAAGGGACTTCTGCTCGAAGAGAAAACGGTGCCCGGCCCGGACGAGGACACCATCACCATCAGCGTGGCGGCCGCGCGCGACGCGATCACGCGCGCGGGCATCGATCCCCAGGAGATCGGCTGCTGCTACATCGGCTCCGAGAGCCACCCCTACGCGGTCAAGCCGTCCGGCACCATCGTGATCGATGCCCTCGGCATCGGCCCCGACTGCCATGTCGCCGACTTCGAGTTCGCCTGCAAGGCGGGCGCCGAGGCCATGTACGTGGCCTACTCCCACGTCAAGTCGGGGGAGATGAAGTACGGCCTGGGCATCGGCGCCGACACCAGCCAGGGAGCACCCGGCGACGCGCTGGAGTACACGGCCTCGGCCGGCGGGTCCGCCTTCATCATGGGCGGCGACAAGGTCATCGCCGAGATCCTGCACACCTACTCCTTCACCTCCGACACCCCGGACTTCTGGCGGCGCGAGGGCGAGTTCTACCCGCGGCACGCGGGGCGCTTCACGGGCGAGCCGGCCTACTTCCACCACGTGCTGGGAGCGACCAACGGCATCCTCGAGCGCAGCGGGCTCAAACCCGAGGACTTCCGCTACGCCGTCTTCCACATGCCCAACGGCAAGTTCCCGCTGCGCGCCGGCAAGATGACCGGCTTCAGGAAGGAACAGCTGGAGCAGGGCTGGGTGGTGAACCTGATGGGCAACACCTACAGCGGCTCGTCGCCCACCGGCCTGGCGTCCTGCCTGGACGTCGCGAAGCCCGGCGACCTGATCCTGATGACCTCCTTCGGCAGCGGCGCTGGCTCCGACTCCTTCGTGATCCGCGCCACGGACCGCCTGCCGGAGGTGCAGGGCCTGGCGCCCACCGTCCGCGGCCAGCTGGCCGACCGGCGCATCCACCTCACGTACGGCAAGTACGTGGCCTACCGCGGCAAGATCCGCATGAACGAAGCCTAG
- a CDS encoding DNA polymerase IV, which yields MPERSILHVDMDAFFASVEVLDDPRLRGRPVIVGGTPEGRGVVSAASYEARAYGVHSAMSAARAVRLCPEGVFLRPRGARYAEISGRVFDIFHDFTPLVEPLSMDEAFLDVNGSLRLFGSAEQIGRRIKDRIRREIGLVASVGVAPNKFLAKLASDLEKPDGFVVVELERVQELLDPLPVSRLWGVGPRAQEALRAQGIRLVRDIRLSDAARLERGLGPALARHVAALAEGRDDRPVVPDHAAMSIGHEVTFAADIGDRDALIDILDGLADKVARRLRRAGLAARTVQLKARYPDFSTRTRSLTLPAPTDTMRALRDAGRELFDAHLGRLGRPLRLIGITAQNLEHAGDRPAELFPDQAQERDRTLDALTDEAVDRFGRGALRRGLRRRGGPD from the coding sequence ATGCCCGAGCGCTCGATCCTGCACGTGGATATGGACGCCTTCTTCGCGTCGGTGGAGGTCCTCGACGACCCGCGCCTGCGGGGCAGGCCGGTCATCGTCGGCGGCACGCCAGAGGGGCGCGGCGTCGTCAGCGCGGCCAGCTACGAGGCCCGCGCCTATGGCGTGCACAGCGCCATGAGCGCCGCGCGCGCCGTCAGGCTCTGCCCCGAGGGCGTCTTCTTGCGCCCGCGCGGCGCCCGCTACGCCGAGATCTCCGGTCGCGTCTTCGATATCTTCCACGACTTCACGCCGCTGGTCGAGCCGCTGTCGATGGACGAGGCTTTCCTGGACGTGAACGGCAGCCTGCGCCTGTTCGGTTCCGCCGAGCAGATCGGGCGCCGCATCAAGGACCGCATCCGCCGCGAGATCGGGCTGGTGGCCTCGGTCGGCGTCGCGCCCAACAAGTTCCTCGCCAAGCTCGCCAGCGACCTGGAGAAACCGGACGGCTTCGTGGTCGTCGAGCTGGAACGCGTGCAGGAACTGCTGGACCCCCTGCCCGTCTCGCGGCTGTGGGGCGTGGGGCCGCGTGCGCAGGAGGCGTTGCGCGCGCAGGGCATCCGGCTCGTGCGTGATATCCGCCTGTCCGATGCGGCCCGCCTGGAAAGGGGACTCGGCCCGGCGCTGGCGCGACACGTCGCGGCCCTGGCCGAGGGCAGGGACGACCGGCCGGTGGTGCCCGACCACGCGGCCATGAGCATCGGGCACGAGGTGACCTTCGCCGCGGACATCGGGGACCGCGACGCCCTGATCGACATCCTCGACGGCCTGGCCGACAAGGTGGCGCGCCGCCTGCGCCGTGCGGGCCTCGCGGCGCGAACCGTCCAGCTCAAGGCCCGCTACCCGGACTTCTCCACCCGGACGCGGTCGCTCACCCTCCCGGCCCCGACCGATACCATGCGCGCGCTGCGCGACGCGGGCCGCGAACTCTTCGACGCCCACCTCGGCCGCCTCGGCCGTCCTCTGCGCCTGATCGGCATCACAGCCCAGAACCTCGAGCATGCCGGCGACCGGCCCGCTGAACTCTTCCCGGACCAGGCGCAGGAAAGGGACCGCACCCTCGACGCGCTCACGGACGAGGCCGTGGATCGTTTCGGCCGGGGCGCCTTGCGGCGGGGTCTGCGGCGTCGCGGGGGTCCCGACTGA
- a CDS encoding MOSC domain-containing protein: MHADELELSSLSLYPLKAGRAVTPAIAHAARGGFAGDRRWLLTTASGEPVMLKSHPEMTRLRIAQREDGLSLGAPGLPELVVAPPGPSAARFSVTLKRDRIVAAAAGEQADAWFGELLGEPVRLAFMPHDVARPSRADPSADIGFAGDAPYLLVCEASLADLNARLDAPVGLNRFRANLSVAGGRPWQEDGWRALRIGGAVFEALGPCPRCPNTTVDPDTGATGAEPLRTLAGFRSREGKAMFGVFMGVREEGPVQVGDVVTVLS, translated from the coding sequence ATGCACGCTGACGAACTCGAGCTGTCTTCCCTGTCACTCTACCCCCTGAAGGCCGGTCGCGCCGTCACGCCGGCCATCGCCCACGCCGCGCGCGGCGGCTTCGCCGGCGATCGCCGCTGGCTGCTGACGACCGCCTCTGGCGAGCCCGTCATGCTCAAGTCCCACCCGGAGATGACCCGCCTGCGGATCGCGCAGCGCGAAGACGGGTTGTCGCTGGGCGCCCCGGGCCTGCCCGAACTGGTCGTGGCGCCACCCGGCCCGAGCGCCGCGCGGTTCTCGGTGACGCTCAAGCGCGACCGGATCGTGGCGGCCGCCGCCGGGGAGCAGGCCGACGCCTGGTTCGGCGAGCTGCTGGGGGAACCGGTGAGGCTGGCCTTCATGCCCCACGACGTCGCGAGACCGTCCCGGGCGGACCCCTCCGCCGACATCGGCTTCGCCGGGGACGCGCCCTACCTGCTGGTCTGCGAAGCCTCCCTCGCCGACCTGAACGCGCGCCTGGACGCGCCGGTGGGCCTGAACCGATTCCGGGCCAATCTATCCGTGGCCGGCGGACGCCCCTGGCAGGAGGACGGCTGGCGCGCGCTGCGTATCGGGGGCGCGGTCTTCGAGGCGCTCGGTCCCTGCCCGCGCTGTCCCAACACGACCGTCGACCCGGACACCGGCGCGACCGGCGCGGAGCCCCTGCGCACACTGGCCGGTTTCAGATCGCGCGAGGGGAAGGCCATGTTCGGCGTGTTTATGGGCGTGCGCGAGGAGGGCCCGGTGCAGGTGGGCGACGTCGTGACGGTCCTGTCCTGA